In Thalassophryne amazonica chromosome 13, fThaAma1.1, whole genome shotgun sequence, the sequence cccactcaagtcggttacgacgacgaactggagtcaggtcgagaccccgatgaggacgacgagcatgcagatgagcttccctgagacggtgtctgacagtttgtgcagaaattctttggttatgcaaaccgattgtttcagcagctgtccgagtggctggtctcagatgatcttggaggtgaacatgctggatgtggaggtcctgggctggtgtggttacacgtggtctgcggttgtgaggctggttggatgtactgccaaattctctgaaacgcttttggagacggcttatggtagagaaatgaacattcaatacacgagcaacagctctggttgacattcctgctgtcagcatgccaattgcaagctccctcaaatcttgcgacatctgtggcattgtgctgtgtgataaaactgcacctttcagagtggccttttattgtgggcagtctaaggcacacctgtgcactaatcatggtatctaatcagcatcttgatatggcacacctgtgaggtgggatggattatctcagcaaaggagaagtgctcactttcacagatttagactggtttgtgaacaatatttgagggaaatgttgatattgtgtatgtggaaaaagttctagatttttgagttcatctcatacaaaatgggagcaaaaccaaaagtgttgcgtttatatttttgagtgtatttctcatTAATGGATGTAAATTAAATCCAGGACACCTTCATTGAGTTGGAAATGTGTGTCCCTGACTTGTTTAAATTAAACTTCGATTTGAGcttcactgtggtggtgtaccaaGACGCAATCACAGAAAACAGTCACTGTCAAATTACTTATAGACTTGGCTGTTGTGACAAAACTGTTACCTTGAACAGCGTAATCATTTGCTGTGCTTTTTCAGACACGTTTTTGCCATGTTCCTCACTCTGGCCCTACTGCGGAAAGGCATTCCTGGCAAGCAGTGGATTGGGAAGCATCGGCGCCCCAGAGCAGTTACGTGGCAGATGAAACGCAACATGTTGAAACATCTGGAGCGTGAGGCAGCGAATGAATACTGGCTAAGCCGTCCATACATGACGCCGGAGGAGGAATTTGGCCACAACAGAGAGCGTAAAGAGCAGACATGGCTCAAGATCAAGGAGCAATCATTCAACAAATTTCCCCCACACAAGTACGTGGCAGATCATCTGAGTCACCTCCGAATCACCAAGAACTGGACAAGTTAATGTGAGGAATGAAGCAGCTCACTTTTTTTTTGACATGCAGAAACGGTCTATACAATGTTCTGTATCACTTAATGTACTTGTGAGATGTTTGTTCAAAAaaaggtggggtggggtggggggaacCTGAAGGTTTCTGTACCTGGAAGGTGGACAACCAACAGCAAACAGTTTGAACTCAGTCACTCAACATTttgattgtttgtgtgttttgaataataaAGAGTTTTGTGACAGCTCCTTAACTATAAAGTGCACAACATTCTGTGGTTGACTTACTGGTGCTTATTTTATTACTTACTAATAGAATGTACTTTAAATAGTCAAGTTGGAAAATATACGAATGTGCCAAAAAGTAGACATTTTGGCTAAAAGAGGATATACACATTATTTTACATAATTTGTAGGTGCTGGTTCCATTTCTAGTTTATATCAGTCTTTAAAATAAAACCTCATTGTCATAAACCCG encodes:
- the mrpl57 gene encoding ribosomal protein 63, mitochondrial, whose amino-acid sequence is MFLTLALLRKGIPGKQWIGKHRRPRAVTWQMKRNMLKHLEREAANEYWLSRPYMTPEEEFGHNRERKEQTWLKIKEQSFNKFPPHKYVADHLSHLRITKNWTS